One region of Chlorobiota bacterium genomic DNA includes:
- the guaB gene encoding IMP dehydrogenase: MDTTKIVGEGLTYDDVLLIPQYSEVLPRETNLTTRLSRGITLHIPLISAAMDTVTESAMAIALAREGGIGIIHKNMTVEQQAEQVQRVKRSESGMILDPITLGLNSRVGEALHLMRKYSISGVPIIDDNGLLVGIVTNRDLRFQPEQNLPITEVMTSENLITAPLGTTLEGAEAILQKHGIEKLPVVDSDGRLHGLITFKDIRKKRQHPNAAKDDHGRLRVGAAVGIAANTLERVQALCRAGVDVVVVDTAHGHSRGVIQMVREVKNAFPELQVIAGNIATAQAAQSLAEAGVDGMKVGIGPGSICTTRVVAGVGVPQLTAVMEVASVAARHGIPIIADGGIRQTGDIAKAIAAGADTVMLGSLLAGADEAPGEKILLDGRSYKVYRGMGSMGAMADGSADRYFQDVEDGLQKLVPEGIEGRVPSKGPLSDIAFQMVGGLRAAMGYCGCGTIPEMQQRAQFVRMTSAGLRESHPHDVTITKESPNYM, translated from the coding sequence ATGGACACTACGAAGATCGTCGGCGAAGGCCTTACCTACGATGATGTTTTGCTCATCCCACAGTACAGCGAGGTTCTCCCAAGAGAAACGAACCTCACCACCCGTTTGTCACGTGGCATCACGCTTCATATCCCCTTGATCTCCGCCGCAATGGATACCGTTACCGAGTCGGCAATGGCTATCGCGCTGGCACGCGAAGGGGGGATTGGCATCATCCACAAAAACATGACGGTGGAGCAACAGGCCGAGCAGGTCCAACGGGTGAAACGCTCCGAAAGCGGAATGATCCTGGACCCGATCACCCTGGGCCTGAACAGCCGCGTTGGCGAAGCCCTTCACCTGATGCGGAAATACTCCATCAGCGGCGTTCCAATCATTGACGACAACGGGCTGCTGGTTGGCATTGTCACCAACCGCGACCTTCGGTTCCAGCCGGAGCAGAACCTTCCGATCACCGAGGTGATGACCAGCGAAAATCTTATCACCGCCCCGCTGGGAACAACCCTTGAAGGTGCCGAAGCAATCCTGCAAAAACATGGCATCGAAAAATTGCCAGTGGTGGATTCCGACGGGCGGCTGCACGGGCTGATAACCTTCAAGGACATCCGCAAAAAACGCCAACACCCCAACGCCGCAAAGGATGACCATGGCCGCCTTCGGGTGGGGGCCGCCGTTGGGATTGCCGCCAACACCCTGGAACGGGTGCAGGCATTATGCCGCGCAGGGGTGGATGTTGTGGTGGTTGACACCGCCCACGGCCATTCCCGAGGGGTGATCCAGATGGTGCGGGAAGTGAAAAATGCCTTCCCAGAACTGCAGGTGATTGCCGGAAATATCGCCACCGCCCAAGCCGCACAATCGCTTGCCGAGGCCGGGGTGGATGGGATGAAAGTTGGGATCGGGCCGGGGAGCATCTGCACCACACGCGTGGTTGCTGGCGTTGGCGTGCCGCAGCTTACGGCGGTGATGGAGGTTGCCAGCGTTGCCGCGCGCCACGGAATCCCGATCATTGCCGATGGCGGAATCCGCCAAACCGGCGACATCGCCAAAGCCATTGCTGCCGGTGCCGATACCGTGATGTTGGGAAGCCTGCTTGCCGGTGCCGACGAAGCTCCAGGGGAGAAAATCCTTCTGGATGGACGCTCTTACAAGGTCTATCGCGGGATGGGGTCCATGGGGGCAATGGCCGATGGCTCCGCCGACCGTTATTTCCAAGATGTTGAGGATGGCCTGCAGAAGCTGGTCCCCGAAGGGATTGAGGGCCGCGTTCCATCCAAAGGTCCATTGTCCGACATCGCCTTCCAGATGGTGGGGGGGCTTCGGGCAGCAATGGGGTATTGCGGCTGCGGCACCATCCCCGAGATGCAGCAGCGTGCCCAGTTCGTCCGGATGACCTCGGCCGGATTGCGCGAATCCCACCCCCACGATGTGACGATCACAAAAGAATCACCAAACTACATGTAA
- a CDS encoding glycosyltransferase family 4 protein — translation MKQLLVIAYYFPPMGLSGVQRTLKFVKYLPEFGWQPTVLTVQPHAYFAFDDTLLQELEGKEIPIWRVAPAGIFSLFKGRKTVPLKNEGGRKMLNRISQAVFIPDNKTGWGKQAFRELKRRDLGQFNALFATAPPFTSHLLGGKLRHRYGIPLVLDYRDAWLEFPYHYYWTGWHRKKHQALEQKSLAAADAVVVTSSHIRRLLLQRYPELQLGNRLSVLTQGYDPEDFQQMSALPESAPQPLDPAKTHFVYTGIFYEDRDPKQLFRVLAQIKAQHPSIYPTLAFHMVGYVQQEYRAMAQAMGVDGCFHYHGYVEHRESIAWIQRADVVWFNIGARSQGFQTVSPGKAFEYLGSRKPILAVLPENDIRTILEGFHHAVIVNPDDDDALRQAILRLAKQKQASQLPIADAAAVARFDRRRLTGELANILDRISTTTS, via the coding sequence ATGAAGCAATTGCTGGTTATCGCCTACTACTTCCCTCCAATGGGGTTAAGCGGAGTGCAGCGGACGCTGAAATTCGTGAAGTATCTGCCAGAGTTCGGCTGGCAACCAACCGTGCTGACCGTTCAGCCGCACGCCTACTTCGCCTTCGACGACACACTGCTGCAGGAACTGGAAGGGAAAGAAATCCCAATCTGGAGGGTTGCGCCGGCGGGGATTTTCTCCCTGTTCAAAGGGCGAAAAACCGTTCCGCTGAAGAACGAAGGTGGGCGCAAGATGCTGAACCGTATCAGCCAAGCCGTCTTCATCCCCGACAACAAAACCGGGTGGGGGAAGCAGGCCTTCCGGGAATTGAAACGCCGCGATCTTGGCCAATTCAACGCCCTGTTTGCAACGGCCCCGCCGTTCACAAGCCACCTGCTGGGCGGCAAGCTGCGCCACCGCTACGGCATCCCGCTGGTGCTGGATTACCGCGACGCTTGGTTGGAGTTCCCCTACCATTATTACTGGACCGGCTGGCACCGGAAGAAGCATCAAGCGTTGGAGCAGAAATCGCTTGCCGCCGCCGACGCTGTGGTGGTCACCAGCAGCCATATCCGCCGGTTGTTGCTGCAACGCTATCCCGAGCTTCAGTTGGGCAACCGCCTTTCGGTGCTGACGCAGGGGTATGATCCCGAAGATTTCCAACAGATGTCGGCTTTGCCGGAATCCGCGCCGCAGCCGCTGGACCCGGCAAAAACTCACTTTGTTTATACAGGAATTTTTTACGAGGATCGCGACCCCAAGCAGCTGTTCCGGGTGCTGGCTCAGATAAAGGCGCAGCATCCAAGCATCTACCCAACGCTGGCGTTCCACATGGTGGGATATGTGCAGCAAGAATATCGGGCAATGGCCCAGGCGATGGGGGTGGATGGATGCTTCCATTACCACGGGTATGTTGAACACCGCGAGTCCATCGCCTGGATACAGCGTGCCGATGTCGTCTGGTTCAACATTGGTGCGCGGTCGCAAGGCTTCCAGACGGTTTCCCCGGGGAAGGCGTTCGAGTATCTGGGAAGCCGCAAACCGATCCTTGCGGTGCTGCCGGAGAACGACATCCGCACCATTCTTGAAGGCTTCCATCACGCCGTGATCGTGAACCCCGACGACGACGACGCGCTGCGGCAAGCAATCCTCCGGCTGGCCAAGCAGAAACAAGCATCGCAACTTCCGATTGCCGATGCCGCCGCCGTTGCCCGGTTCGACCGCCGAAGGCTGACCGGCGAACTGGCGAACATTCTGGACCGAATCTCAACAACAACATCATAA
- a CDS encoding aminopeptidase P family protein — protein MNNHRLALLRASMKKQNLDGLLVTHLPHIRYISGFSGSSGQLLLTRRAAWFITDFRYQEQAAAELRPDFKTIITSTPHETIAEKKLIREGMKIGFQDSYTTVAALAALRKKFRKVKFAPTGAMVTKTSMVKTPDEVAAIRTAADIAARVYQEILGIVKPGMRENEVAMEISYLGKKFGSQGDAFDIIVASGPRGALPHGRASTKKIKSGELVTLDFGCIHNGFNSDMTRTFAVGKPSPLARKIYDIVLNAEQSGVNAARAGMTGKELDDVCRNLITEAGYGDKFGHSTGHGLGIEVHEQPGVSFRSEKQILPEGAVVTIEPGIYLPDQLGVRIEDDVLLTATGCTVLTSSPRELIIV, from the coding sequence ATGAACAACCACCGCCTTGCGCTGCTTCGCGCCAGCATGAAAAAGCAAAACCTGGATGGATTGCTGGTGACCCACCTTCCCCACATCCGCTACATCAGCGGTTTCTCCGGAAGCTCCGGGCAGTTGCTGCTTACCCGGCGTGCGGCGTGGTTCATCACCGATTTCCGCTACCAGGAGCAAGCCGCTGCCGAGCTTCGCCCCGATTTCAAAACGATCATCACCAGCACCCCGCACGAGACGATTGCCGAGAAGAAGCTGATCCGCGAAGGGATGAAGATCGGGTTCCAAGACAGCTACACGACGGTTGCGGCGTTGGCCGCGCTCCGCAAAAAATTCCGCAAGGTGAAGTTTGCCCCCACCGGCGCGATGGTGACCAAAACATCCATGGTGAAAACCCCCGATGAAGTTGCCGCAATCCGCACCGCTGCCGACATTGCTGCGCGAGTCTATCAGGAAATCCTTGGAATCGTCAAGCCTGGAATGCGGGAAAACGAGGTGGCGATGGAGATCAGCTACTTGGGGAAAAAGTTCGGTTCGCAGGGGGACGCATTCGACATCATCGTGGCATCGGGCCCGCGTGGCGCGTTGCCGCATGGCCGCGCCAGCACCAAAAAAATCAAGTCGGGTGAGTTGGTGACGCTCGATTTTGGCTGCATCCACAACGGGTTCAACAGCGACATGACCCGCACCTTCGCCGTCGGGAAGCCGTCGCCGCTGGCGCGGAAGATTTACGACATCGTGCTGAACGCCGAACAATCCGGCGTGAACGCCGCCCGCGCCGGAATGACCGGGAAAGAGCTGGACGACGTCTGCCGCAACCTGATTACCGAAGCCGGCTACGGCGACAAGTTCGGCCACTCGACTGGGCATGGGTTGGGGATCGAGGTCCATGAGCAACCTGGTGTCAGCTTCCGCTCCGAAAAACAGATATTGCCGGAAGGGGCAGTGGTGACGATCGAGCCAGGGATCTATCTCCCCGATCAATTAGGGGTCCGCATCGAAGACGACGTGCTGCTAACCGCAACCGGCTGCACGGTCCTGACCTCCTCACCACGCGAACTGATTATCGTCTAA
- a CDS encoding glycosyltransferase has protein sequence MTEPNPNIEPQEAAPRASETAASAGAMEHQIEHQPEPSASKEPLPEDAPLQIEFPPKESAIAPRRAARPGRGRVLIVSYYFPPIGLGHVLRIARLAKHLTEFGWEPTVLTVNDVGYFVQDFSLLEEVLESGVQVERTKTMDPVRLLGNKRMKKVPVERYRGFLRGVSHTFLQPDNKIGWKRYALQRAIELMEERPFDLVLATAPPFTDFMIGRELQKRYGLPLVVDYQETWLDNPQQFYATPIHRSYAAGLEEEILKNADACVVVTRRIKERLIARYPFLTHDSVHIIPGGYDIKEFQNARRHTVRPQEKMRITYCGAFDARHTPKYFFQALAKIFAQHPQTRGEIEAVFVGVLPEVFRKMATNIGVASALVSTGYVEHQNVPGLLLSSHLLWLANYHTASVPGKVYEYMGSGRPILALTEKGALTQTLAVYGAATVVPPTDPQAIAEALLDSYHQWKSGTLPEGRREAAEEYDQRKLAERLARVLAYSVRI, from the coding sequence GTGACCGAACCGAACCCAAATATCGAACCGCAGGAAGCCGCACCCCGGGCCAGCGAAACCGCAGCCAGTGCCGGGGCGATGGAGCATCAGATCGAGCACCAACCGGAACCCTCCGCCAGCAAGGAACCCTTGCCGGAGGATGCCCCGTTGCAGATTGAGTTCCCCCCGAAAGAATCGGCAATCGCTCCCCGGCGTGCAGCCCGCCCGGGGCGTGGGCGGGTGCTGATCGTCTCCTACTACTTCCCCCCAATCGGCTTGGGCCACGTGCTGCGGATTGCGCGGCTTGCAAAACATCTTACCGAATTCGGCTGGGAGCCAACGGTGCTGACGGTGAACGATGTTGGATACTTCGTGCAAGATTTTTCGCTGCTGGAAGAGGTGCTGGAAAGTGGCGTGCAGGTGGAGCGGACCAAGACCATGGACCCGGTGCGGCTGCTTGGGAACAAGCGGATGAAGAAGGTCCCGGTGGAGCGGTATCGGGGGTTTCTTCGGGGGGTCTCGCACACCTTCCTGCAGCCCGATAACAAGATCGGCTGGAAACGCTACGCGCTGCAGCGGGCGATAGAGTTGATGGAGGAACGCCCCTTCGATCTGGTGCTGGCCACCGCCCCGCCGTTCACCGATTTTATGATTGGGCGCGAGCTGCAAAAGCGGTACGGCCTTCCGTTGGTGGTGGATTACCAGGAGACCTGGCTGGACAACCCGCAGCAATTTTACGCAACGCCAATCCACCGAAGCTACGCGGCGGGGTTGGAGGAAGAAATCTTGAAGAATGCCGACGCGTGCGTGGTGGTCACCCGCCGGATTAAGGAGCGGCTGATTGCACGCTATCCATTCCTGACGCACGACTCCGTCCATATCATCCCGGGCGGCTACGACATCAAGGAATTCCAGAATGCGCGGCGGCACACGGTCCGCCCGCAGGAGAAAATGCGAATCACCTACTGCGGCGCGTTCGACGCACGCCACACGCCGAAGTACTTCTTCCAAGCACTTGCAAAAATCTTTGCCCAGCATCCGCAGACCCGAGGGGAAATCGAGGCGGTGTTTGTTGGCGTGCTGCCGGAAGTGTTCCGCAAGATGGCAACCAATATCGGGGTTGCCTCGGCACTGGTTTCCACTGGATATGTGGAGCATCAGAATGTCCCGGGGCTTCTGCTAAGCAGCCACCTTCTTTGGCTTGCGAACTACCACACCGCAAGTGTTCCGGGCAAGGTGTATGAGTACATGGGTTCGGGTCGCCCCATCCTTGCCCTAACCGAAAAAGGGGCATTAACCCAGACGCTTGCTGTCTACGGAGCCGCCACCGTTGTTCCGCCAACCGACCCGCAAGCAATTGCCGAGGCACTGCTTGACAGCTACCACCAATGGAAATCGGGAACGCTTCCGGAAGGGAGGCGCGAGGCAGCCGAAGAATACGACCAACGCAAACTTGCCGAACGCCTTGCAAGGGTACTGGCCTATTCGGTGCGGATCTAA
- the purD gene encoding phosphoribosylamine--glycine ligase — translation MTILLLGSGGREHAIAWKLRQSPTVTRLICAPGNPGMASLGELAPVAPEDADAVVELWRHHNADLVVIGPEAPLAAGVSDALRQAGAVVFGPSQAAARLEWDKSFSKGFMQRHGIPSAASQTFTAQQLDAAHKYVNAHPLPVVLKASGLAAGKGVVIAETTHEALAALDQMLDGSAFGEAGETVVIEEFMQGEEASVFAITDGKNYGVLAPSQDHKRVGDGDTGPNTGGMGAYAPAPIVTPELMESICQQIIEPTLRGMAAEGTPYVGCLYVGVMIHNGAARVVEFNSRFGDPETQVILPILTNDLATVMLAAATGTMDQIGQLTSNGAAACVVMASEGYPASYPKGREIVGIGAAESEEGGIVFHAGTAMRGAALVTNGGRVLGVASVNQQGDLLKAIRQAYYAVERISFDGAFYRSDIGHRAAGRAGNR, via the coding sequence ATGACCATCCTTCTTCTTGGCTCCGGTGGGCGCGAGCACGCGATTGCTTGGAAGCTGCGCCAATCCCCAACCGTTACCCGGCTGATCTGCGCGCCGGGAAATCCCGGAATGGCTTCGCTGGGTGAGCTTGCCCCGGTCGCCCCTGAGGATGCCGACGCGGTGGTGGAGCTGTGGCGGCATCACAACGCCGACCTTGTGGTGATTGGGCCGGAAGCTCCGTTGGCCGCTGGCGTTTCCGATGCCTTGCGCCAGGCGGGCGCGGTGGTGTTTGGTCCAAGCCAGGCGGCGGCGCGGCTGGAGTGGGATAAATCGTTCTCCAAAGGCTTCATGCAGCGGCATGGAATCCCCTCGGCAGCCTCGCAAACCTTCACCGCCCAGCAGCTTGATGCCGCGCACAAGTACGTCAATGCCCACCCCTTGCCGGTGGTGCTAAAAGCCAGCGGGCTTGCTGCCGGAAAAGGGGTAGTGATTGCCGAAACCACCCACGAAGCCCTTGCCGCGCTGGATCAAATGTTGGATGGAAGCGCGTTCGGGGAAGCGGGGGAGACGGTGGTAATCGAGGAGTTCATGCAGGGCGAGGAAGCATCGGTGTTTGCAATCACCGACGGGAAGAATTACGGGGTGCTTGCCCCCTCCCAGGACCACAAGCGCGTTGGCGATGGCGACACCGGCCCAAACACCGGCGGAATGGGAGCCTACGCCCCCGCCCCAATCGTCACCCCGGAACTGATGGAGAGCATCTGCCAGCAGATCATCGAGCCAACGCTGCGCGGAATGGCCGCCGAAGGAACGCCCTACGTTGGCTGCTTGTATGTTGGGGTGATGATCCACAATGGAGCTGCGCGGGTGGTGGAGTTCAACAGCCGCTTTGGCGACCCTGAAACGCAGGTGATCCTTCCAATCCTCACCAACGACCTTGCCACCGTGATGCTTGCCGCCGCCACCGGAACCATGGACCAGATTGGCCAGCTAACCAGCAACGGCGCTGCCGCCTGCGTGGTGATGGCCAGCGAGGGCTACCCAGCCAGCTACCCAAAAGGGCGGGAGATTGTGGGGATTGGGGCTGCTGAATCGGAGGAAGGGGGGATTGTGTTCCATGCCGGAACGGCAATGCGCGGCGCGGCATTGGTGACGAACGGCGGGCGCGTGCTTGGCGTTGCCTCGGTCAACCAGCAGGGGGATTTGCTGAAGGCGATTCGCCAGGCCTACTATGCTGTGGAGCGGATTAGCTTCGACGGCGCGTTTTACCGCAGCGACATCGGCCACCGCGCGGCTGGGAGGGCGGGCAACCGATGA
- a CDS encoding NAD-dependent epimerase/dehydratase family protein, with protein MNILVTGGAGFIGSHIVDRYLAGGHRVTVLDNLSTGLRENLNPQAEFVEADLRDRDAVRLLLQSGQFDLINHHAAQLDVRVSVRNPQFDAEVNIIGALNLLQSAVESGVRHVIFASSAGTVYGEQEYFPADELHPTNPISPYGVAKLTVEKYLHYYRHVAGLNYVVLRYTNVYGPRQNPHGEAGVVAIFCQQMLRRQNPVMYGDGQQTRDYVFALDVANANQLAQEYLAAGRSGVFNICTNTEVTVNELFHLLNQTIGSDCLETHAPARAGEQLRSVCTYQRAQQELGWNPSLNFEEGILETVSFFRKNN; from the coding sequence ATGAACATCTTGGTGACCGGCGGGGCGGGATTTATCGGCTCGCACATTGTGGACCGCTACCTTGCTGGCGGGCATCGCGTGACGGTGCTGGACAACCTTAGCACCGGCCTCAGGGAAAATCTGAACCCGCAGGCGGAGTTTGTGGAAGCCGATCTTCGCGACCGCGACGCAGTAAGGCTGCTGCTGCAATCCGGGCAGTTTGATCTTATCAACCATCACGCCGCCCAGCTTGATGTCCGCGTCTCCGTTCGCAACCCGCAATTCGATGCCGAAGTGAATATCATCGGTGCGCTGAATCTGCTGCAATCGGCGGTGGAGTCAGGGGTGCGCCACGTGATTTTTGCCAGCAGTGCCGGAACCGTGTATGGTGAGCAAGAATATTTCCCCGCCGACGAACTCCATCCAACCAACCCAATTTCTCCTTACGGAGTCGCCAAGCTAACGGTCGAGAAATACCTCCATTATTACCGCCATGTTGCCGGGCTGAATTACGTGGTGCTTCGCTACACCAACGTGTATGGTCCCCGGCAAAATCCGCACGGCGAAGCGGGGGTGGTGGCTATTTTCTGCCAGCAGATGCTGCGCCGCCAAAACCCAGTGATGTACGGCGATGGCCAGCAAACCCGCGATTATGTTTTTGCGTTGGATGTGGCCAATGCTAACCAGCTGGCGCAGGAATATCTTGCCGCAGGCCGCTCCGGAGTGTTTAATATCTGCACCAATACCGAGGTCACGGTCAATGAATTATTCCATCTCCTTAATCAGACGATAGGCTCCGATTGCTTGGAAACTCATGCTCCCGCTCGAGCCGGGGAACAATTGCGTTCCGTCTGCACCTACCAACGCGCCCAGCAAGAATTAGGATGGAATCCTTCTCTGAATTTTGAAGAAGGCATTCTGGAGACGGTGAGTTTTTTTAGGAAGAATAATTAG
- a CDS encoding 6-phosphofructokinase, with amino-acid sequence MKRIGIFTSGGDAPGMNACIRAAVRYGIAKGLQVFGIKRGYQGMIDGDIIPMDRASVSGIIGRGGTVLGTDRCPKFATPEGRKQALENLKQYEIEGLVACGGNGTFQGATVFFEEHGVPVIGTPGTIDNDLYGTDFTIGYDTAVNIAMEAVDRLRDTAESHGRTFFVEVMGRHAGFIALDVGAAVGAEYVAVPEIVTNFEDLCRYVGGVNQEKRHIFIISEGDDYGGAFKFAEDFKKRFNIEARVAILGHIQRGGAPTARDRILATRLGAAAVQALLDGKSCMMAGEINGEVVLTSMREAWEKKAEIDRGLLELVEIIR; translated from the coding sequence ATGAAACGTATCGGCATTTTCACCAGTGGGGGCGATGCGCCGGGAATGAACGCGTGCATCCGCGCCGCCGTTCGCTACGGAATCGCGAAGGGATTGCAGGTGTTCGGCATCAAGCGCGGCTACCAGGGGATGATTGATGGGGATATTATCCCGATGGATCGCGCCAGCGTCAGCGGAATTATTGGGCGCGGCGGAACAGTGCTGGGCACCGATCGCTGCCCCAAATTTGCCACCCCAGAAGGACGCAAACAAGCGTTGGAAAATCTTAAACAATATGAGATTGAGGGATTGGTGGCGTGCGGCGGAAATGGAACATTCCAGGGCGCGACGGTCTTCTTCGAGGAACACGGAGTGCCAGTGATTGGAACCCCAGGAACCATTGACAACGACCTGTACGGAACCGACTTCACCATTGGCTACGACACCGCAGTGAATATTGCCATGGAGGCTGTGGACCGCCTGCGCGACACCGCCGAAAGCCACGGGCGCACATTTTTTGTTGAGGTGATGGGCCGCCACGCAGGATTTATTGCCCTGGATGTTGGCGCGGCCGTCGGGGCCGAGTACGTGGCTGTTCCAGAAATCGTCACCAATTTCGAGGATTTATGCAGATATGTTGGGGGAGTAAATCAGGAGAAACGGCACATTTTTATTATCAGCGAAGGGGATGATTACGGCGGCGCGTTCAAATTTGCCGAGGATTTTAAGAAGCGATTTAACATTGAAGCTCGGGTAGCAATTCTTGGGCATATCCAACGCGGCGGCGCGCCCACCGCACGGGATCGCATCCTTGCCACCCGGCTTGGCGCGGCGGCTGTGCAGGCGCTACTGGATGGAAAAAGCTGCATGATGGCCGGTGAAATTAATGGCGAGGTTGTGCTGACCTCGATGCGAGAAGCGTGGGAGAAAAAAGCGGAGATTGACCGGGGCTTGCTGGAGTTGGTAGAAATTATTCGGTGA
- a CDS encoding menaquinone biosynthesis decarboxylase produces MRGYNTTAEFIQALEKAGELVRIKAEVDSELEVSEIACRVMRKYGPALLFENVRGAKTPLLINAYGSYRRMCMALGVESLDEIAERITSLIEIKPPTSLKESLKLLPHVAQVRNFPPRTVKKAACQEVVYRGSEVDLGMFPIIKCWPEDGGKFITLPQVVTRNPETGAPNVGMYRMQVIDKNTTFLHAQAHHGAAGHLRSYRERGITKIPCAVAIGGPSVATYAATAPMPPELDEWLLAGFLRDEPVEMVKTLEHDLKVPAESDIVLEGYIDLEDFRTEGPFGDHTGFYTLKDEYPTFHITTITTRKNPVYWTTIVGQPPKEDYFLGKATERIFLSILKKTVPEIVDMNLPIFGVFHNFCFVSIRKEYPHHARKVMYALWGLGQMSLSKYIVVVDCDIDVQNTDTVMFHVGANVDPQRDIQIVRGPIDVLDHASDMSGWGGKMGIDATRKWKSEGFPREWPKELEMTPEIVDAVSARWKEYGLPMELKGEPTMARRGVLLESQANSGGGKIGTIESGGAQIGG; encoded by the coding sequence ATGCGTGGCTACAACACTACTGCCGAGTTTATTCAAGCCCTGGAGAAAGCTGGCGAGCTTGTCCGGATCAAGGCTGAGGTTGATTCTGAGTTGGAGGTAAGCGAAATCGCTTGCCGCGTGATGAGGAAATATGGCCCGGCGCTGTTGTTCGAGAACGTTCGCGGCGCAAAAACTCCGTTGCTGATTAACGCCTACGGAAGCTACCGCCGGATGTGCATGGCGTTGGGGGTTGAGTCGCTGGATGAAATCGCCGAGCGGATCACCTCGTTGATTGAAATCAAGCCGCCAACGTCGCTGAAGGAGTCGCTGAAATTATTGCCGCACGTTGCGCAGGTTCGGAACTTCCCGCCGCGCACCGTCAAGAAGGCCGCTTGCCAGGAGGTGGTCTATCGTGGTTCCGAGGTGGATTTGGGGATGTTCCCAATCATCAAGTGCTGGCCGGAGGATGGGGGGAAGTTCATCACGTTGCCGCAGGTTGTCACGCGGAATCCAGAAACCGGCGCGCCGAATGTTGGGATGTACCGAATGCAGGTGATTGATAAAAACACAACATTTTTGCACGCCCAAGCGCACCACGGTGCTGCGGGGCATTTGCGAAGCTACCGCGAGCGTGGGATCACAAAAATTCCGTGTGCCGTGGCGATTGGCGGCCCATCGGTTGCCACCTACGCCGCCACCGCGCCAATGCCCCCCGAACTTGATGAATGGCTGCTTGCCGGATTCTTGCGCGACGAACCAGTGGAGATGGTGAAGACGCTGGAGCACGACCTGAAAGTCCCCGCCGAATCGGACATTGTGTTGGAGGGGTACATTGATCTTGAGGATTTCCGCACCGAAGGACCGTTTGGGGACCACACCGGATTTTACACCCTGAAGGATGAGTATCCAACGTTCCATATCACCACAATCACCACGCGGAAAAACCCTGTGTATTGGACGACGATTGTGGGCCAGCCGCCGAAGGAAGATTATTTCTTGGGAAAAGCCACCGAGCGAATTTTCCTGAGCATCCTGAAAAAAACAGTGCCGGAAATTGTGGATATGAACCTGCCAATTTTTGGGGTGTTCCATAATTTCTGTTTCGTCTCCATCCGCAAGGAATATCCGCACCACGCGCGGAAGGTGATGTACGCGCTGTGGGGGTTGGGGCAGATGTCGTTAAGCAAATACATTGTGGTGGTGGATTGCGACATTGACGTGCAGAACACCGACACCGTGATGTTCCATGTTGGCGCAAATGTTGACCCGCAGCGGGATATCCAAATTGTGCGCGGGCCGATTGACGTTCTGGACCACGCAAGCGACATGAGCGGTTGGGGCGGAAAAATGGGGATTGACGCAACCCGAAAATGGAAAAGCGAAGGCTTCCCACGCGAATGGCCGAAGGAGTTAGAGATGACTCCAGAAATTGTTGACGCAGTCTCCGCACGCTGGAAGGAATATGGCCTGCCAATGGAGTTAAAAGGTGAGCCAACAATGGCGCGGCGCGGCGTTCTGCTGGAATCGCAAGCCAACAGCGGCGGCGGAAAAATAGGAACGATTGAAAGTGGTGGCGCGCAGATTGGGGGGTAA